A portion of the Lolium rigidum isolate FL_2022 chromosome 1, APGP_CSIRO_Lrig_0.1, whole genome shotgun sequence genome contains these proteins:
- the LOC124666378 gene encoding protein WHI4-like: protein MSLSHHRLHLHLPPAAPPAADPYYVYAPHAHPDPQRQGVVTLFVAGLPDDVKPREIHNLFSRRPGFDQCLLEYTGRGNQAVAFVSFFTHHAALSAMASLNGSVFDPESGDCLHIELAKSNSRKRHGGGGDGYRVIDKRVHRTEENSDNDNNGDEGGDDVSADGDGGDSNGQGGSDESLDTENDNSSDKDELPADQSGEFDIKQQKRHSSSNGQPDKTSTETPPCSTLFLSNFGKACTEEELEELLSKQPGFHVLKMRRRGGLPAAFADFTDIESSTAAMNNLQGTILPSSDSDGLQIEYARSKMRSS from the exons ATGAGCCTCTcccaccaccgcctccacctccacctcccgccCGCCGCTCCGCCGGCGGCTGACCCCTACTACGTCTACGCACCGCACGCGCACCCGGACCCACAGCGGCAGGGCGTCGTCACGCTCTTCGTCGCCGGCCTCCCCGACGACGTGAAGCCCCGCGAGATCCACAACCTCTTCTCCCGCCGGCCCGGCTTCGACCAGTGCCTCCTCGAGTACACCGGCCGCGGCAACCAG GCTGTTGCTTTTGTGTCATTCTTCACCCATCATGCGGCCTTGTCGGCAATGGCTTCGTTAAAT GGATCTGTTTTTGATCCTGAGAGTGGTGATTGTTTGCACATTGAGCTAGCAAAGTCGAATTCACGCAAACGTCATGGAG GCGGTGGGGATGGGTACAGAGTTATTGACAAGCGAGTACATAGAACAGAGGAAAATTCTGACaatgacaacaacggcgatgaaggtggtgatgatgtatctgccgatggtgatggtggcgacagtaATG GGCAGGGTGGATCTGATGAATCATTGGACACAGAAAATGATAATTCCAGCGACAAGGATGAGTTACCTGCGGATCAAAG TGGTGAATTTGATATCAAGCAGCAGAAGCGGCATTCTTCTTCAAAT GGTCAACCAGACAAAACTTCGACTGAAACTCCACCTTGTTCTACTTTATttctttcaaattttggaaaagcATGCACAGAAGAGGAGCTAGAGGAACTATTGTCTAA GCAACCTGGATTTCATGTGCTTAAAATGCGTCGTCGTGGTGGATTGCCTGCAGCATTTGCTGATTTTACG GATATTGAGTCCTCTACAGCTGCTATGAATAACCTCCAAGGCACCATCCTGCCTTCTTCCGATAGTGATGGTTTGCAAATCGA GTACGCAAGATCGAAGATGAGGAGTAGCTAG
- the LOC124703320 gene encoding phenolic glucoside malonyltransferase 1-like, which translates to MARVLRTSLVAPSPSSGRATLPERSLPLTYLDAMWLHTLPVERVFFFQHAHEHGGAVDVLLSNLQDSLSKALRSFYPLAGRLRLAPGTPNRYELHYRPGDGVSFTVAEYDLAGVDELATDDPTEVAKIAPLVPPLPEGGAVLALQATVLRCGGLAIGVTVHHAACDGACSTHFLHTWAWEAASRGAVAPEPPVIGRTFIRDRDDLYDTFAAPRSYKSRDGKPLRSPDVVDKLLATFALSEEHLRSIKDTVAREAARRGVSPPPPRPTSIVATYGFIWHCHYWAKEGGGAKGEPSGGTSDRAYAVFAADHRARLDPPVPARYLGNCVGLCFASASRKELLTGAGASGLFASCSAVAAAIDEATRRGDGKRGCWDGCLERVVEAYGAGVPLTLAGSPRFRVYDVDFGFGTPAKVEIVSVARTGAMSVAEGRGGTGGTEVGISLPPDCMARFQRCFADAVACLSASSPAAQAQLPVSVAV; encoded by the coding sequence ATGGCTCGCGTCCTCCGCACCTCGCTCGTCGCGCCATCGCCGTCGTCCGGCAGGGCGACCCTTCCCGAGCGCTCACTCCCACTCACCTACCTGGATGCCATGTGGCTCCACACCTTGCCGGTAGAGCGCGTGTTTTTTTTCCAACACGCGCACGAGCACGGCGGCGCCGTCGACGTCCTCCTCTCCAACCTCCAGGACTCCCTGTCCAAGGCACTCCGCTCCTTCTATCCGctcgccggccgcctccgcctcgcTCCCGGCACGCCTAACCGGTACGAGCTCCACTACCGGCCAGGCGACGGCGTCAGCTTCACCGTCGCCGAGTACGATCTTGCAGGCGTGGACGAGCTCGCCACGGACGACCCGACGGAGGTCGCAAAGATCGCCCCTCTCGTGCCGCCGCTGCCGGAGGGCGGCGCCGTGCTCGCTCTGCAGGCCACCGTGCTCCGCTGCGGCGGCCTCGCCATCGGCGTGACCGTCCACCACGCCGCCTGCGACGGCGCCTGCTCCACGCACTTCCTCCACACGTGGGCGTGGGAGGCGGCTTCCCGCGGGGCCGTCGCGCCCGAGCCGCCCGTCATCGGCCGCACCTTCATCCGCGACCGCGACGACCTCTACGACACTTTCGCCGCCCCAAGGTCGTACAAGAGCCGCGACGGGAAGCCCCTCCGGTCGCCCGACGTCGTCGACAAGCTCCTCGCCACGTTCGCGCTGTCCGAGGAGCACCTGCGGAGCATCAAGGACACGGTCGCGCGCGAGGCAGCGCGCCGCGGCGTGTCGCCCCCTCCGCCTCGCCCCACGTCGATCGTCGCCACATACGGCTTCATCTGGCACTGCCATTACTGGGCTAAAGAAGGCGGTGGTGCCAAAGGTGAGCCTTCTGGCGGCACTAGCGACCGCGCCTACGCCGTGTTCGCCGCCGACCACCGTGCGCGGCTGGACCCGCCTGTCCCAGCCAGGTACCTCGGCAACTGCGTGGGCCTGTGCTTCGCCTCGGCGAGCAGGAAGGAGCTACTCACCGGCGCCGGCGCAAGCGGCCTCTTCGCCTCgtgctccgccgtcgccgccgccatcgacgaggcGACGCGCCGTGGAGACGGCAAGCGGGGCTGCTGGGACGGGTGCCTGGAGCGCGTCGTCGAGGCGTACGGCGCCGGGGTCCCGCTGACGCTGGCGGGGTCGCCCAGGTTCCGCGTCTACGACGTAGACTTCGGGTTCGGGACGCCGGCGAAGGTGGAAATCGTCTCCGTGGCGAGGACGGGCGCGATGTCGGTGGCAGAGGGCCGCGGCGGCACCGGCGGGACGGAGGTGGGCATCTCGCTCCCGCCGGACTGCATGGCCAGGTTTCAGAGGTGTTTCGCCGACGCGGTCGCCTGCCTCTCCGCGTCGTCACCAGCTGCCCAAGCGCAACTGCCAGTCAGTGTGGCAGTCTGA
- the LOC124666389 gene encoding coniferyl alcohol acyltransferase-like encodes MPPSERFAVEVVSRTLVQASDPPGDFPAVLPVSNLDLILGSFHVFFIAVYPAPAAAGFPAVAEAARAALPAFLSRFYPFAGRVVTNASTGVPELVCGNAGAELVVARAGVALVDVDFADADASLGAIQVPFERGLALSLQLVRFACGGFSLTWGTDHLLVDGHGLTSLPNAWTEMLRTGGGLSWEPHHDRRSLFRPRSPPRYAPSLDAEFVRYDPGGLPNTLLAAALVRRNYVVEAADVDRLRALASTSGRRATRLEALSAHVWKLLAAAVGGSDAHCRLAWLVDGRRRLDPAKYNRAHVNNYLGNVVTYASREAAVDTVASSTLADVATMAAAAIGEVFRQERYEDLVDWMEMHKGVFKEGGKWTEAVGLGTGSPALVVSAFVPFRVDGDFGFGPPRLVMPWVRPGRLGSAAMTVIRSPAGDGSWLVTARMWPRLADAVEADPEAVFKPATAERLGFAAPRHGAELSDAVSRM; translated from the coding sequence ATGCCGCCGTCCGAGCGCTTCGCCGTGGAGGTCGTCTCCCGGACGCTTGTCCAAGCCTCCGACCCACCTGGGGACTTCCCGGCGGTGCTCCCGGTGTCCAACCTCGACCTGATCCTCGGCTCCTTCCacgtcttcttcatcgccgtgtaCCCGGCCCCTGCCGCGGCGGGGTTCCCTGCCGTGGCCGaggccgcgcgcgccgcgctccccGCGTTCCTCTCCCGGTTCTACCCCTTCGCCGGTCGCGTCGTCACCAACGCCTCCACCGGCGTGCCGGAGCTCGTCTGCGGCAACGCGGGCGCGGAGCTCGTGGTGGCCCGCGCCGGCGTGGCGCTTGTGGACGTGGACTTCGCCGATGCCGACGCCTCGCTGGGCGCCATCCAGGTGCCGTTCGAGCGCGGGCTGGCGCTGTCGCTGCAGCTGGTGCGGTTCGCGTGCGGCGGGTTCTCGCTGACGTGGGGCACGGACCACCTGTTGGTGGATGGTCACGGCCTCACCTCGCTGCCCAACGCCTGGACGGAGATGCTCCGCACCGGCGGGGGCCTCTCGTGGGAGCCCCACCATGACCGGCGCTCCCTCTTCCGCCCCCGCTCGCCGCCGCGGTACGCCCCGTCGCTGGACGCCGAGTTCGTGCGGTACGACCCGGGCGGTCTCCCCAACACACTCCTCGCCGCTGCCCTCGTGCGCCGGAACTACGTAGTCGAGGCCGCCGACGTCGACCGTCTCCGCGCGCTGGCCAGcacctccggccgccgcgccACGCGGCTCGAGGCCCTCTCCGCGCACGTGTGGAAGCTGCTCGCCGCGGCCGTGGGCGGCTCCGACGCGCACTGCCGCCTCGCGTGGCTCGTCGACGGCCGGCGCCGCCTCGACCCCGCGAAATACAACAGGGCCCACGTAAACAACTATCTCGGCAACGTCGTCACGTACGCGTCGCGGGAGGCGGCCGTGGATACGGTGGCCTCGTCGACGCTCGCCGACGtggcgacgatggcggcggcggccatcggGGAGGTGTTCCGGCAGGAGCGGTACGAGGATCTGGTGGACTGGATGGAGATGCACAAGGGGGTGTTCAAGGAGGGCGGGAAGTGGACGGAGGCGGTGGGGCTGGGCACGGGGAGCCCGGCGCTGGTAGTGTCGGCGTTCGTGCCGTTCAGGGTGGACGGGGACTTCGGATTTGGCCCGCCGCGGCTGGTGATGCCGTGGGTGCGGCCGGGGAGGCTCGGGTCGGCGGCAATGACGGTGATTCGGAGCCCCGCCGGGGACGGGTCGTGGCTGGTGACGGCCAGGATGTGGCCAAGGCTGGCCGACGCCGTGGAGGCAGACCCGGAGGCCGTGTTCAAGCCTGCAACCGCCGAGCGGCTCGGCTTCGCCGCCCCGCGCCATGGCGCCGAGCTGTCGGATGCGGTGAGCCGCATGTGA
- the LOC124703328 gene encoding uncharacterized protein LOC124703328 — translation MKSNRGRRRDMQIAADNGDRLSKLPNDLLLNILERVGTLDAVRTCILSRQMLKLPTMLSQIVIDLSLRDLVRMNGVVADVTDKILSARSPQITSHKLKVKFLLSPSRCLSIGKSVARAMATQKLNAAEFEILTPRDFQNCTEAYLLLFAAQLNNFLHACPDAFAGLTRLHLQNMRFAELDITNILITCNRLESLCFVECDAGICSVLNVEHARLVEFTIAFGEFKTVELSYLPKLQRMTYNYWPCDDNPLVLGFVPQLSELNLTNAGLSDKTLELSQLLANVHTVRDLYLNFHSEKIWVRPECSWVLAPVLAQLRTVNLDNLPEECDFAWTMFFLEAAQCLEELCFTVWDHKCCRESQKSFSKKTDVKWEPSSINFKHKNLRKLTIYGFQSDKNFTSYIRRTMKTAVNIQEISLHDRKVCKICAEKFPQMEARPSSYPRTDEEKDSLRKKIAAKPTMVASPAMIHFPS, via the coding sequence ATGAAGTCCAATAGGGGTCGCCGCCGTGATATGCAGATAGCAGCTGACAATGGGGACAGGCTAAGCAAACTGCCCAATGACTTGCTCCTCAACATTCTGGAGAGGGTGGGTACACTTGATGCTGTAAGAACCTGCATCCTCTCGAGACAAATGTTGAAGCTGCCCACTATGCTCTCGCAGATAGTCATTGATCTCAGCCTTCGCGATTTGGTTCGAATGAATGGTGTCGTAGCTGATGTGACAGATAAGATCCTTAGCGCAAGGTCTCCACAGATCACCAGCCACAAGCTGAAAGTCAAATTCTTATTGAGTCCTTCTCGCTGTCTCTCCATTGGAAAATCTGTTGCCCGCGCCATGGCAACCCAGAAACTGAATGCAGCTGAGTTTGAAATCTTGACGCCAAGGGATTTTCAAAATTGCACCGAGGCCTATCTCCTGCTCTTTGCTGCGCAGTTGAATAATTTTCTCCATGCTTGTCCAGATGCATTTGCTGGTCTCACGCGACTGCATCTGCAGAATATGAGGTTTGCAGAATTAGACATAACCAACATCCTTATCACTTGCAACCGGTTGGAATCATTGTGTTTTGTAGAGTGCGACGCAGGGATATGTTCCGTGCTGAATGTAGAACATGCTAGACTTGTTGAATTTACCATCGCCTTTGGGGAATTCAAAACGGTGGAGCTCAGCTATCTACCAAAGCTCCAACGGATGACCTATAATTATTGGCCCTGTGATGACAATCCCTTGGTTCTTGGTTTTGTTCCTCAGCTTTCGGAGCTAAACCTCACTAATGCTGGTCTTTCAGACAAAACCCTCGAGCTAAGTCAGCTGCTTGCAAATGTCCATACTGTACGTGATCTGTATCTGAATTTTCACAGTGAGAAGATTTGGGTTCGACCAGAATGCAGTTGGGTGCTTGCCCCTGTGCTCGCTCAACTACGCACGGTGAATCTTGACAATCTTCCTGAAGAATGTGATTTCGCTTGGACAATGTTTTTTCTTGAAGCTGCACAATGCCTGGAAGAACTTTGCTTCACAGTGTGGGATCATAAGTGTTGTAGGGAGTCACAAAAAAGTTTCTCCAAGAAAACAGATGTGAAGTGGGAGCCATCTTCTATTAATTTCAAGCACAAGAATCTGCGCAAGCTAACCATATATGGCTTCCAGTCCGACAAGAACTTCACGTCATACATCAGGCGCACCATGAAAACTGCAGTAAACATCCAAGAGATTTCTCTGCACGATAGGAAGGTGTGTAAGATCTGCGCTGAGAAGTTTCCTCAGATGGAGGCTCGCCCTTCGAGTTATCCACGAACAGACGAGGAGAAGGATTCATTGAGAAAGAAGATTGCAGCGAAGCCAACGATGGTGGCTTCCCCTGCTATGATTCACTTCCCGTCTTAA